From Vicinamibacteria bacterium, the proteins below share one genomic window:
- a CDS encoding VOC family protein, with translation MTTLSEIGQIAVTAKDIDRAVAFYRDKLGMKFLFQAPPQLGFFSCGGVRLMLAVPGETEHDHPASVIYYRVPDVQVAYRELSGRGVSFTREPAVVHRTDEYELWIAPFEDSEGNTLALMCEKAR, from the coding sequence ATGACAACGCTCTCCGAAATCGGCCAAATCGCGGTGACCGCGAAGGATATCGACCGTGCGGTTGCATTCTACCGCGACAAGCTGGGCATGAAGTTTCTCTTTCAGGCCCCACCGCAGCTGGGCTTCTTTTCCTGCGGGGGCGTGCGCCTCATGCTCGCCGTTCCCGGGGAGACAGAGCACGACCATCCGGCGTCCGTCATCTATTACCGGGTGCCCGACGTGCAGGTTGCCTATCGGGAACTCTCCGGTCGCGGAGTGAGCTTCACCCGTGAGCCCGCGGTGGTGCATCGTACCGACGAGTACGAGCTGTGGATAGCGCCCTTCGAGGATTCGGAAGGGAACACGCTCGCGCTGATGTGCGAGAAGGCCCGCTAA
- a CDS encoding MarR family transcriptional regulator, with the protein MAKSRRQEAFELSDRLHSAAIHLLRKLRVEDEASGLSAPRASALSVIVFGGPVTMSELARAEQVSPPTISRLVKELERDGLVRRRTDADDERIQRVEATSEGRSLLVKGRQRRVRKLSSEIERLSPEERERLKESIPIIERLALPERHPRVIRSARAARPRSR; encoded by the coding sequence ATGGCCAAGAGTCGACGTCAAGAGGCATTCGAGCTCTCCGATCGCCTGCATTCCGCGGCCATCCACCTTCTTCGAAAGCTGCGCGTCGAGGACGAGGCTTCCGGTCTCTCGGCGCCTCGGGCCTCGGCCCTTTCGGTGATCGTCTTCGGAGGTCCGGTCACGATGAGCGAGCTGGCCCGGGCCGAACAGGTGAGTCCTCCCACGATCTCGCGACTGGTTAAAGAGCTCGAGCGCGACGGACTCGTCAGGCGGAGGACCGATGCCGACGACGAGAGGATCCAGAGGGTCGAGGCGACGAGCGAAGGACGATCCCTCCTGGTGAAGGGACGGCAGCGGCGCGTCAGGAAGCTCTCCTCGGAGATCGAGAGGCTATCGCCCGAAGAACGAGAACGCCTAAAGGAATCCATCCCCATCATCGAGCGCCTGGCGCTTCCGGAACGCCACCCTCGGGTCATCCGATCGGCGCGGGCGGCGAGACCGCGTAGTCGTTAG
- a CDS encoding beta-ketoacyl-[acyl-carrier-protein] synthase family protein yields the protein MAFMRQPRREVVVTGAGVLCHFGDDLETICADLRAGRNTPFRTYDEAVRHGARCKLIGVYPNDLDPAELGASKQQSRFMGRASLMALHAARNALDRARVDPKAFAVVVGSGAGDVASHQQISETLDSSGMRRVSATIIPKLMASTVSANLVNVLRTTGPSFTASAACAGGPYNMILAAILIEKGIVDGAIAGGVEVADPHFFAGFDSMRAYNGSDNDHPERASRPYAKDRAGFIFSEGAGILVLEALEVAEKRGANVLGVLRGYGMSSDGVGEMVAPSPEGAEAAMRRAIEDARVTADEIDYVNTHGTSTPLGDVSEVRAMRRVFGERHVLYSSTKGYTGHPVSAAGAIEAIFTLEMLRGGWIAPAVNARPLDPEIEDYPPVLESTDASVRRALSNSFGFGGTNACLILEAA from the coding sequence ATGGCTTTCATGCGACAACCTCGAAGAGAAGTGGTCGTCACCGGCGCCGGCGTGCTCTGCCACTTTGGTGACGATCTGGAAACGATCTGTGCCGACCTCCGGGCCGGACGCAACACGCCGTTTCGAACATACGACGAAGCGGTTCGCCATGGTGCCCGGTGCAAGCTCATCGGGGTCTACCCGAACGATCTCGATCCCGCGGAGCTGGGAGCTTCCAAACAGCAGTCCCGCTTCATGGGCCGGGCTTCTCTGATGGCCCTTCATGCGGCGAGAAACGCCCTGGATCGAGCCCGGGTCGACCCGAAAGCGTTTGCCGTCGTGGTCGGAAGCGGTGCTGGCGACGTGGCGAGCCATCAGCAGATCTCGGAAACGCTCGACTCGTCGGGTATGAGACGCGTGTCGGCCACGATCATCCCCAAGCTCATGGCCTCCACCGTATCCGCGAACCTGGTAAACGTCTTGCGGACGACGGGACCGTCCTTCACCGCCTCCGCCGCCTGCGCCGGGGGTCCTTACAACATGATTCTGGCGGCTATTCTCATCGAAAAAGGAATCGTGGACGGCGCCATCGCCGGAGGTGTCGAAGTGGCCGACCCTCATTTTTTCGCGGGGTTCGATTCGATGCGTGCTTACAACGGCAGCGACAACGACCACCCCGAACGAGCATCGCGACCCTACGCGAAAGATCGTGCTGGTTTCATATTCTCCGAGGGCGCGGGGATCCTGGTGCTCGAAGCCCTGGAAGTCGCGGAGAAGCGTGGCGCCAACGTGCTGGGTGTCCTGCGAGGCTATGGGATGTCTTCTGATGGTGTTGGGGAAATGGTAGCCCCATCTCCCGAAGGCGCCGAAGCCGCCATGCGCCGAGCCATCGAGGATGCGAGAGTCACGGCGGACGAAATCGATTACGTCAATACCCACGGGACGTCGACACCGCTCGGCGACGTTTCCGAGGTTCGGGCCATGCGCCGTGTGTTCGGTGAACGGCACGTCCTCTACTCATCCACCAAGGGCTACACCGGCCATCCCGTGTCCGCCGCCGGCGCCATCGAGGCCATCTTCACCCTGGAGATGCTTCGCGGCGGCTGGATTGCGCCCGCGGTCAACGCACGCCCGCTCGATCCGGAGATAGAAGACTATCCGCCCGTTCTCGAATCAACCGACGCTTCCGTCCGCCGCGCCCTGTCGAACTCGTTCGGCTTCGGAGGCACGAACGCGTGCCTGATCCTGGAGGCGGCCTAG
- a CDS encoding PhzF family phenazine biosynthesis protein, which yields MDLPFMTVDVFTKTPFGGNPLAVVLESEGLDQQTMQRIAGEFNLAETTFVLPPQDSSHTAEVRIFTPRHELPFAGHPNIGTAFVLASRGESTARAPRERLLFEEKVGLVEVDLLTKGSAVTGARLRAPRIPQRGEEIPSKLVGEACSLPVDVFETRNHPPLVVSSGIPFVMAELKSLEALAVATPRTDVFAKELPSERAIGVLLYVSVDRPDADIRCRMFAPLQGVFEDPATGSANVALIGLLASLESEPDLKLTKTIVQGVEMGRPSVLEAEAEKRDGGITGAWIGGSCVAMMQGTLSLPG from the coding sequence GTGGACCTGCCATTCATGACCGTCGATGTCTTCACCAAAACACCCTTTGGCGGTAATCCGCTTGCGGTGGTGCTGGAGTCCGAGGGGTTGGACCAGCAGACGATGCAGCGTATCGCCGGCGAGTTCAATCTGGCGGAAACGACGTTCGTTCTGCCGCCCCAGGATTCGTCGCATACCGCCGAAGTCCGAATCTTCACCCCGCGGCACGAGCTTCCTTTCGCGGGCCATCCCAACATCGGTACGGCATTCGTCTTGGCTTCCAGGGGAGAATCGACGGCCCGCGCCCCGCGGGAGCGCCTGCTGTTCGAAGAGAAGGTCGGGCTCGTCGAAGTCGACCTCCTGACCAAAGGGTCCGCGGTGACGGGGGCCCGTCTTCGAGCGCCTCGAATACCGCAGCGCGGCGAAGAGATTCCCTCGAAGCTCGTGGGCGAGGCCTGTTCGCTCCCGGTCGATGTCTTCGAGACAAGAAACCACCCTCCTTTGGTAGTCTCGAGCGGCATCCCGTTCGTCATGGCGGAGCTCAAGTCGCTCGAGGCTCTCGCGGTCGCGACGCCTCGGACGGACGTTTTCGCGAAAGAGCTCCCCTCCGAACGAGCGATCGGAGTACTCCTGTATGTATCGGTGGACCGGCCCGACGCCGACATCCGCTGCCGAATGTTCGCGCCCCTGCAGGGTGTCTTCGAGGATCCGGCAACCGGCAGCGCGAACGTCGCCCTCATCGGGCTTCTCGCGAGTCTCGAATCGGAACCCGATCTCAAACTGACCAAGACCATCGTCCAGGGAGTCGAGATGGGGCGTCCGAGCGTCCTCGAGGCCGAGGCCGAGAAAAGAGACGGCGGCATTACCGGCGCGTGGATCGGAGGTTCCTGCGTCGCGATGATGCAGGGAACCCTTTCGCTTCCCGGCTAG
- a CDS encoding tetratricopeptide repeat protein, protein MMPVALWLLLQVPFESPREAFLRAEALYQEQHYDEAIEAYEAMRAQGIEDGTLYYNLGNAYFKAGRLGRAVLNYERARELLPGDPDVRANLAFANELVAESVEPPPLPLLIRWAVDWYERLRPSTLARILSLAFLVGGSAVTFLLSQRWPALRTPMQIALGVSVAAALASGTSLLAKLDAEASRHDAIVLTENAYVRSGPGEASPRLAEIHEGLKVRVLSQRESWLQVELANGLNGWIPSEQVERIRIAE, encoded by the coding sequence ATGATGCCTGTCGCTTTGTGGCTTCTCCTTCAGGTCCCCTTCGAATCTCCGCGGGAGGCGTTTCTGAGAGCCGAAGCGCTGTACCAGGAGCAGCACTACGATGAGGCGATCGAGGCCTACGAGGCGATGAGGGCTCAGGGAATCGAGGATGGCACTCTCTATTACAATCTCGGCAACGCGTATTTCAAGGCAGGTCGTCTCGGTCGCGCGGTTCTCAACTACGAGCGCGCTCGCGAGCTGCTTCCCGGAGATCCGGACGTTCGCGCCAATCTGGCGTTCGCGAACGAACTGGTCGCCGAATCCGTCGAGCCCCCGCCGCTTCCACTCTTAATAAGGTGGGCGGTGGATTGGTACGAGCGGCTGAGGCCGAGCACCTTGGCGCGTATCCTGAGCCTCGCGTTCCTCGTAGGGGGGAGCGCCGTCACGTTCCTCCTATCCCAACGCTGGCCGGCGCTTCGAACTCCGATGCAAATCGCCCTCGGCGTCTCCGTGGCCGCGGCTTTGGCTTCGGGTACGAGTCTTTTGGCAAAGCTCGATGCCGAGGCCTCACGTCATGACGCCATAGTCCTCACCGAAAACGCATACGTTCGGAGCGGGCCAGGAGAGGCGAGCCCGCGTCTCGCGGAGATCCACGAAGGTCTCAAGGTCAGGGTCTTGTCCCAGCGGGAATCGTGGCTCCAGGTCGAGCTGGCAAACGGCCTCAACGGCTGGATCCCGAGCGAGCAAGTCGAGCGGATTCGAATCGCCGAGTGA